A portion of the Sphaerochaeta pleomorpha str. Grapes genome contains these proteins:
- a CDS encoding site-specific DNA-methyltransferase, with protein MDKMKMSTPDLTDVNIGKIGALFPNVITETKDENGDIKKAVDFDLLRQVLSNCIVEDENERYRLDWPGKKASLFKANTPITKTLRPCREESVNFDTTENLYIEGDNFEVLKILQESYLGKIKMIYIDPPYNTGNDFIYRDNFSKNKDEYEEELGLADEEGGRLFRNTDTNGRYHSDWLSMMYERLLVARDLLKDDGVIFISIDDNEVGNLRKLGDEVFGEMNFLANIIWQKKYTRSNDATWFSDNHDHILCFAKNKEKTKLNMLPRNETQKNAYTNPDNHPKGLWKATPLHAKSGTNTSSYTFSNGITWQPPRGTYRRYNDIAMEKMEAGNEIWFGNDGLQTPSRKSFLCDVKDGVTPVTIWPYDEVGHNHEANNELKAINLGGLFNNPKPTRLIKRTMILASNPNDIVLDFFSGSSTTADAVLQLNAEDGGNRKFIMVQLPEICDEESEAFKAGYRTIAEIGKERIRRAGKKIVEELKNKSQQLELGEDPGYLKRLDIGFRVYKTDTSNLKDVFYLPSELDQEMLSSFESNIKENRTPEDLLTQVILDLGLELTLPIEINQILGNTVFFVQANALVACFDENVDFNIVDHIADHKPLRVVFRDASFVDDKDRINVEERFKRLSPETKVTVI; from the coding sequence ATGGATAAGATGAAGATGAGCACGCCTGATTTGACTGATGTGAACATAGGAAAAATTGGGGCGCTATTCCCTAACGTGATAACTGAAACAAAAGATGAAAACGGAGATATCAAAAAAGCGGTTGATTTTGATTTATTGAGGCAGGTCTTGTCAAATTGTATCGTGGAAGACGAGAACGAACGCTACCGTCTGGACTGGCCGGGTAAAAAAGCTTCCCTCTTTAAAGCAAATACTCCAATTACCAAGACGCTCAGACCATGCAGAGAAGAAAGTGTCAACTTTGATACCACTGAGAACTTGTATATTGAGGGTGATAATTTTGAAGTTCTTAAAATATTGCAGGAAAGTTATTTAGGTAAAATCAAAATGATCTACATTGATCCTCCCTACAATACAGGAAATGATTTTATTTATAGAGACAACTTCTCAAAGAATAAGGATGAGTATGAAGAAGAATTAGGGCTTGCAGATGAAGAAGGCGGGAGACTATTTAGGAATACCGACACCAACGGAAGGTACCATTCGGATTGGCTGAGCATGATGTACGAGCGGCTGCTTGTTGCAAGGGATCTGCTTAAAGATGATGGTGTGATTTTTATTAGTATTGATGATAATGAAGTTGGAAATTTAAGAAAACTAGGAGATGAAGTATTTGGAGAGATGAATTTTCTTGCAAATATAATATGGCAAAAAAAATATACCCGATCGAATGATGCAACTTGGTTTTCAGATAATCATGATCATATTTTATGTTTCGCGAAGAATAAAGAAAAAACAAAACTTAACATGCTTCCTCGAAATGAAACACAAAAAAATGCATATACAAATCCTGATAACCATCCAAAAGGACTTTGGAAGGCTACTCCTTTGCATGCTAAAAGTGGTACAAATACGTCTTCTTATACTTTCAGTAATGGAATAACATGGCAACCCCCAAGAGGTACCTATAGACGTTATAATGACATTGCAATGGAGAAAATGGAAGCAGGAAATGAAATTTGGTTTGGAAATGATGGCTTGCAAACGCCCTCACGTAAAAGCTTTCTTTGTGATGTAAAAGATGGGGTTACTCCTGTTACTATATGGCCTTATGATGAGGTTGGTCATAACCATGAGGCCAATAATGAGTTAAAAGCAATTAATCTTGGAGGACTTTTTAATAACCCAAAACCAACAAGGCTAATTAAAAGAACTATGATATTAGCATCAAATCCAAATGATATTGTACTTGATTTTTTTTCTGGCTCATCTACTACTGCAGACGCAGTGTTACAGCTCAATGCCGAAGATGGGGGTAATCGAAAATTTATTATGGTACAACTACCCGAGATTTGTGATGAGGAAAGCGAGGCTTTCAAAGCTGGATATAGAACTATTGCTGAAATCGGTAAAGAACGGATACGGCGTGCTGGGAAAAAGATAGTAGAAGAACTGAAAAACAAGAGCCAGCAGCTGGAGTTAGGAGAAGACCCAGGATATCTGAAGAGGCTCGATATTGGGTTTCGGGTGTACAAAACCGACACATCCAATTTGAAAGATGTTTTTTATCTTCCTTCCGAGCTTGATCAGGAGATGCTTTCTTCTTTTGAGAGCAACATAAAAGAAAATCGCACTCCGGAAGATCTTCTCACCCAAGTGATACTTGATCTTGGGCTCGAGCTGACTCTGCCAATCGAAATCAATCAAATCTTAGGTAATACTGTGTTTTTCGTTCAAGCCAATGCCTTGGTAGCTTGCTTTGATGAAAATGTAGATTTTAATATTGTGGATCACATAGCAGATCACAAACCATTGAGGGTAGTGTTTAGAGATGCTAGCTTTGTAGACGATAAAGATCGCATCAATGTTGAAGAGCGATTCAAACGGCTCTCTCCGGAAACTAAGGTCACGGTGATCTAA
- a CDS encoding type III restriction-modification system endonuclease has protein sequence MEEIFSNKKLEITDADILRNVQVIQKEQGLKTSNRLDGLNFTIEMETGTGKTYVYTKTMFELNKQYGWNKFIIMVPSVAIREGVHKSLEITTDHFQEIYGKKIRFSIYNTKNKSNLINIKTFANTSNIEVIIMNYQAFATTSQESRKIYQKLDTLQSERPIDIIKRARPILIIDEPQRFGDKAEKIFTAREFNQLFTLRYSATHKRDFNKIYRLDAIDAYNQKLVKKISVKGIEVVGNSGTNSYLFLDRIQISTSKYPVAYVELEVKQANGIQKKIRQIKERDDLYVYSNELKQYKGFVVKEINGRTNTVSFTNGITLSVGQTTGDVDEEHVRRIQIRETIRSHIEKERLMYQKGIKVLSLFFIDEVAKYRDYSSPDEKGLYAKVFEEEYRQAVSQLNLFEPEYNEYLSSHSVEEIHKGYFSIDKKGHFIDSKEKRGELGSDDESAYDLIMKNKEKLLDLKEPTRFIFSHSALREGWDNPNVFQICTLKHSQSEISKRQEIGRGLRICVNSQGERMDASVLDSEFFDINKLTVVASESYDSFAKALQSEIVASLSERPVVITSEVLKHRVLHNEKGEIFVFDDMASMDLIIDMKNKGYLDENYHITEALIQDIEKKTYSVPSKFKGFESSVAEFMTEVYTTANFKAAENENENNIHEAVLKPNDNFAKEEFQELWKRIKVKTVYEVDFESQELVDKCIRAIESNLSVKKILINITSGEQDDKIDEASLKSGQSMHKEKSITERAESLLGDVKYDLVAEIAKETNLTRKTIVKILQGLQPGTFHNFKVNPESFIQGVSNLINNEKAATLINNIVYSKIDKTYDDSIFTINNFNGSLAKNILEVKKHIYNYVKTDSKVERQFATDLECEEVLVYAKLPSGPNGFKIPTPLGNYNPDWAIVFNTDKFKYVYFIAETKGSMETLQLKEIEQKKISYAKKHFEALGHADIKYDVIDSYQALRDKIMN, from the coding sequence GTGGAAGAAATTTTCTCTAATAAAAAATTGGAAATCACCGATGCTGATATCTTGAGGAATGTACAAGTTATACAGAAAGAGCAGGGTTTGAAAACCAGCAACAGACTGGATGGTCTCAACTTCACGATTGAGATGGAAACAGGAACCGGCAAGACATATGTCTATACCAAGACCATGTTTGAACTCAATAAACAGTACGGTTGGAATAAATTCATCATCATGGTCCCCTCTGTGGCAATACGGGAAGGGGTACATAAGTCATTGGAAATCACGACTGATCACTTTCAGGAGATATACGGAAAAAAAATTCGCTTCTCCATCTACAATACGAAAAACAAGTCAAACCTGATCAATATCAAGACTTTTGCTAATACGTCAAATATTGAAGTGATCATCATGAATTACCAAGCCTTCGCTACCACCAGCCAAGAATCCAGAAAAATATATCAAAAGTTGGATACACTTCAGAGTGAACGGCCGATCGATATCATCAAGCGGGCAAGGCCAATACTCATCATTGATGAACCGCAGCGGTTCGGGGATAAAGCAGAAAAGATATTCACTGCAAGGGAATTCAATCAGCTTTTTACCCTTCGTTACTCTGCTACCCATAAAAGAGACTTTAATAAGATCTATCGGCTGGATGCCATCGATGCGTATAATCAAAAATTGGTTAAGAAGATCAGTGTCAAGGGAATTGAAGTTGTCGGTAATAGTGGCACCAACAGTTACTTGTTCTTGGATAGAATCCAAATCAGTACAAGCAAATACCCTGTCGCATATGTTGAATTGGAAGTAAAACAAGCCAATGGAATACAGAAGAAAATTCGACAAATCAAAGAAAGAGACGATCTGTATGTCTATTCAAATGAGCTTAAGCAGTATAAGGGTTTTGTTGTCAAAGAAATCAACGGACGTACGAATACAGTGTCCTTCACCAATGGAATTACTTTGTCTGTAGGACAAACTACTGGTGATGTGGATGAGGAGCATGTCCGGCGTATTCAGATACGTGAGACAATCAGATCACATATTGAAAAAGAACGTCTGATGTATCAGAAGGGGATAAAAGTTTTGTCCCTGTTCTTTATCGATGAAGTGGCAAAATATCGTGACTACAGTAGTCCTGATGAGAAAGGTCTATACGCGAAAGTGTTCGAAGAAGAATATAGGCAAGCCGTCAGCCAATTGAACCTCTTCGAACCGGAATACAACGAATATCTCAGCAGCCATTCCGTTGAGGAGATACACAAGGGTTATTTTTCCATAGATAAGAAAGGGCACTTCATCGATTCGAAGGAAAAGCGCGGTGAACTAGGTAGTGATGATGAGAGTGCTTACGATCTGATCATGAAGAACAAGGAGAAGCTTCTTGATCTGAAAGAACCTACTCGTTTTATATTTTCACACTCGGCCCTTCGTGAAGGTTGGGACAATCCCAATGTTTTTCAGATATGTACACTCAAACACAGCCAGTCCGAGATCAGTAAGAGGCAGGAAATTGGGCGTGGACTTCGCATTTGTGTAAACTCACAGGGCGAAAGAATGGACGCATCGGTTTTGGATAGTGAATTCTTCGATATTAATAAACTTACCGTTGTTGCCAGTGAATCATATGACTCCTTTGCCAAAGCCTTGCAGAGTGAAATTGTAGCATCACTTTCTGAACGACCGGTCGTTATTACATCTGAAGTATTGAAACACCGGGTTCTGCATAACGAGAAAGGAGAGATATTCGTTTTTGATGATATGGCTTCCATGGACCTAATTATAGATATGAAAAATAAAGGCTATCTGGATGAAAACTACCATATCACAGAAGCCCTGATACAGGACATCGAAAAGAAGACGTACTCTGTTCCTAGTAAATTTAAAGGATTTGAAAGTAGCGTGGCCGAGTTTATGACAGAAGTTTATACGACTGCAAATTTCAAGGCAGCTGAGAATGAAAATGAAAACAATATACATGAGGCAGTTCTTAAACCCAACGACAACTTTGCAAAAGAAGAATTCCAGGAGTTGTGGAAAAGGATAAAGGTCAAAACGGTTTATGAGGTAGATTTTGAGAGTCAGGAGTTAGTTGATAAATGCATTCGAGCGATCGAAAGCAATCTGAGTGTCAAAAAGATTTTGATAAATATTACCTCAGGCGAACAGGACGACAAGATTGATGAAGCATCACTGAAATCTGGACAAAGCATGCATAAGGAAAAGAGCATCACTGAAAGAGCTGAATCTTTATTGGGGGATGTGAAATACGATCTCGTGGCCGAAATTGCCAAAGAGACAAATCTCACACGCAAGACGATTGTAAAGATCCTGCAAGGATTGCAGCCTGGAACTTTTCATAACTTTAAAGTGAATCCGGAAAGTTTCATTCAGGGTGTTTCAAACCTGATCAATAATGAAAAAGCCGCCACTTTGATAAACAACATCGTCTATTCAAAAATAGACAAGACCTATGATGACAGTATTTTCACGATCAATAATTTCAATGGCTCGTTGGCTAAAAATATCCTCGAAGTGAAAAAGCATATTTACAACTACGTCAAAACCGATTCAAAGGTTGAGCGACAGTTTGCGACTGATCTTGAATGCGAGGAAGTGCTTGTCTATGCTAAACTGCCAAGTGGCCCAAATGGCTTTAAAATACCTACCCCTCTCGGAAACTACAATCCAGACTGGGCTATCGTTTTCAATACAGATAAATTCAAGTATGTGTATTTCATAGCGGAAACCAAAGGAAGCATGGAAACGTTGCAACTCAAGGAAATTGAGCAGAAGAAAATCAGCTATGCAAAAAAACACTTCGAAGCATTGGGGCATGCGGATATAAAATATGACGTGATCGATTCATATCAAGCGCTAAGAGATAAAATCATGAATTAG
- a CDS encoding GIY-YIG nuclease family protein — MARGKNINLYIKDGISKCTIKNWSGVVYIVPRILVEVGKQIDNLNRSGVYLLLGTTEKDEEAVYIGQADIRKNERGVLYRILEPHKSIDYWTECVVITADNNSLGATELNYLEYRLHEIALDADRCKVTNGGSPHKGSLPEEKEDEMEDFIDYIRLVVRALGRKVFEPVVSRIPESFIGDHLFHSKGKKASALAKLTDDGIVVLKGSRLAEELTQSAPKQVIRLRAKFSDSIDSTFVLTKDIRFTSPSAAAGFVGGASLNGNDYWVTDYGVTLGRYLGDTPSEKLIKPGIQKDRP; from the coding sequence ATGGCTAGAGGAAAGAATATAAACCTTTACATCAAGGATGGCATATCTAAATGCACCATCAAGAACTGGAGCGGTGTGGTCTATATCGTTCCTCGTATACTTGTCGAAGTCGGCAAGCAGATTGACAATTTGAACAGAAGTGGGGTTTATCTTCTTCTTGGTACTACCGAGAAAGACGAAGAAGCAGTTTATATCGGTCAAGCCGATATCCGGAAAAACGAAAGAGGGGTCCTATATAGGATACTTGAACCCCATAAAAGCATAGATTATTGGACTGAGTGTGTCGTTATTACTGCCGACAACAACTCCCTCGGTGCCACCGAACTCAACTATCTGGAATACCGTCTCCATGAAATTGCTCTGGATGCTGATCGATGTAAGGTCACAAATGGAGGGTCTCCACATAAGGGGAGCCTTCCAGAAGAGAAAGAAGATGAAATGGAAGATTTCATTGACTATATTCGGCTGGTGGTGAGGGCTCTTGGTCGTAAGGTTTTTGAACCGGTAGTTAGCAGGATCCCCGAAAGTTTTATCGGAGATCATCTTTTTCATTCCAAGGGGAAGAAGGCATCAGCTTTAGCAAAGCTCACAGACGATGGAATAGTAGTTCTAAAAGGTAGTCGGCTTGCAGAGGAATTGACCCAAAGTGCTCCGAAGCAAGTGATTAGATTACGGGCAAAGTTTTCTGATTCTATCGATAGTACGTTTGTTCTGACGAAGGACATTAGATTCACCAGTCCTTCTGCAGCCGCAGGTTTTGTTGGAGGAGCTAGCCTCAATGGGAATGATTACTGGGTAACTGACTATGGGGTAACACTGGGTAGGTATTTGGGAGATACCCCTTCTGAAAAACTCATTAAGCCAGGAATCCAAAAGGATCGACCGTGA